The following coding sequences lie in one Bacteroidota bacterium genomic window:
- a CDS encoding ATP-binding protein has protein sequence MPLLASNSAYALDAAPRSAPLQALRDTARLGLRRIARLAARYAQVPCVQIVFLDAQRGIWSLVEGGLDGVKPDARLLYADGHVTDGIEIHNDVHAHDRWVEILPPEVRFFAGFVCYHAEDPTAPNKVTPLAALCLWDTQSRVLHPDQVAFLSELAAGLAEPVGRYESDASRYRTEARLSRIAEATPDAVILAAPDRRIVAVNPAFERLFGYAQDEVAGDTTERLYSDSQDYALQGRLRFHPEAADREAAYRVTYRRADGTTFVGETVGVKIAGGADGFLGVIRDVTPQQQAEDALRYARDRAEAAANLIRAFLANINHEIRTPLTGLLGAAEWLRLEAPPSLQQPLELVHQNSLRLKTTLNSVLDLARIEAGEMPTQLERFAPARLLQTVLDEAHSLAEERALSLHLKASLPESVAEGHASIFGRIASHLVTNALKFTEEGHVEVALEPLDDGLRLRVTDTGCGIDPEFLPYVFNAFEQESDGWTRTHDGVGIGLTIAQRLTALIDGTIEARSTLGVGSTFTVTLPCTWLPGADSAAPVSTQADAATQQGEAQLEANQPEADQPEAFRFADDAPASAVEGVPVNGVPVDAKPFAPSGLRQSQQREPARREPPMAAVQTPETAAPGPLAQPTGLLVVDTDQTICSLVGAYLMGICEVHAATTLAEALERAEERPFDLLLLSPNLTDTASGEVLAQLRACAGTAGAYAIALTEPGQGAPPGFDAALHKPLDDMELVLTVGAALAG, from the coding sequence ATGCCGCTGCTCGCCTCCAACTCCGCCTATGCACTGGACGCTGCGCCCAGGTCCGCGCCGCTGCAGGCGCTCCGAGACACGGCCCGCCTAGGGTTGCGCCGGATCGCACGGCTGGCGGCCCGCTACGCCCAGGTGCCGTGCGTGCAGATCGTCTTCCTCGACGCGCAGCGCGGCATCTGGAGCCTCGTCGAGGGAGGACTCGACGGCGTCAAGCCCGACGCGCGCCTGCTGTATGCAGACGGCCATGTCACCGACGGCATCGAGATCCACAACGACGTCCATGCACACGACCGCTGGGTAGAGATCTTGCCTCCCGAGGTCCGGTTTTTCGCTGGCTTCGTGTGCTACCACGCCGAGGATCCGACCGCACCGAACAAGGTGACGCCGTTGGCAGCGCTCTGTCTCTGGGACACCCAGTCGCGTGTGCTGCATCCAGACCAGGTGGCGTTTCTCTCGGAGCTCGCCGCGGGCCTCGCTGAACCGGTGGGGCGATACGAGAGCGACGCTAGCCGCTACCGCACCGAGGCGCGCCTGAGCCGCATCGCCGAGGCAACCCCGGATGCGGTGATCCTCGCGGCGCCCGACCGGCGCATCGTCGCTGTCAATCCTGCGTTCGAGCGGCTCTTCGGCTATGCGCAGGACGAGGTGGCCGGCGACACGACCGAGCGGCTCTACTCCGACTCTCAAGACTACGCGCTCCAGGGACGACTGCGCTTCCACCCAGAGGCGGCCGACCGGGAGGCGGCGTACCGAGTGACCTACCGCCGTGCCGACGGCACCACGTTCGTAGGCGAAACCGTCGGCGTGAAGATCGCCGGGGGCGCCGACGGCTTTCTGGGCGTCATCCGCGACGTAACGCCTCAGCAGCAGGCCGAGGACGCGCTGCGGTATGCCCGCGACCGGGCCGAAGCGGCGGCCAACCTGATCCGGGCCTTCCTCGCCAACATCAACCACGAAATCAGGACGCCGCTCACCGGCCTGCTCGGTGCCGCGGAGTGGCTCCGCCTCGAAGCGCCGCCGAGCCTTCAGCAGCCCCTCGAACTGGTCCATCAGAACAGCCTGCGTCTCAAAACGACCCTGAACTCGGTTCTCGACCTGGCACGCATCGAGGCAGGAGAAATGCCAACCCAACTCGAGCGCTTCGCCCCAGCCCGCCTCCTGCAGACCGTCCTAGACGAGGCGCACAGCCTGGCTGAAGAGCGGGCGCTATCGCTGCACCTGAAGGCCTCGCTTCCGGAATCCGTGGCCGAGGGCCACGCCTCCATCTTCGGCCGCATCGCCTCTCATCTCGTCACCAACGCACTCAAGTTCACCGAAGAAGGGCACGTTGAGGTCGCCCTAGAGCCGCTGGACGACGGCCTCCGCCTGCGGGTGACGGACACAGGGTGCGGCATCGACCCCGAGTTCTTGCCCTACGTCTTCAACGCGTTCGAGCAGGAATCCGACGGATGGACCCGGACGCATGACGGCGTCGGCATCGGGTTGACCATTGCGCAGCGGCTCACCGCGCTCATCGACGGCACGATCGAAGCGAGGAGCACGCTCGGCGTAGGGAGCACCTTCACGGTCACGCTCCCCTGCACGTGGCTGCCGGGCGCCGACAGCGCGGCTCCAGTCTCGACGCAAGCCGACGCGGCGACGCAGCAAGGGGAGGCCCAGCTGGAGGCCAATCAGCCAGAGGCCGACCAGCCGGAGGCGTTCCGCTTCGCAGACGATGCCCCTGCCAGCGCTGTCGAAGGCGTGCCCGTGAATGGCGTACCCGTCGACGCCAAGCCGTTTGCCCCGAGCGGGCTGCGTCAGTCGCAGCAGCGCGAACCCGCGCGCCGCGAACCGCCGATGGCCGCCGTCCAGACCCCCGAAACGGCAGCACCAGGACCGCTCGCCCAGCCCACCGGCCTCCTCGTGGTGGATACGGACCAGACGATCTGCTCGCTCGTCGGTGCCTACCTCATGGGCATCTGCGAGGTGCATGCCGCGACCACCCTCGCCGAGGCGCTCGAACGCGCCGAGGAGCGCCCGTTCGACCTCCTTTTGCTCAGTCCCAACCTCACAGACACGGCGTCTGGAGAGGTTCTCGCCCAACTGCGTGCGTGCGCGGGCACCGCCGGTGCCTACGCGATCGCGCTGACGGAACCAGGCCAGGGTGCGCCGCCCGGATTCGACGCCGCCTTGCACAAGCCGCTTGACGACATGGAACTGGTGCTCACCGTCGGTGCAGCGCTAGCGGGCTAG
- a CDS encoding PQQ-dependent sugar dehydrogenase: protein MRSLLRILSLLLVLAASPAMAQDLYLTQEVFTEASFGFAVDLQHDNADPDRLYLVEQQGRIVTFSRSGDGSDAAPFLDIRDRVFAGGELGLLGLAFHPDYADNGRFFVYYTTPSPIRTIVAEYARSASDPTAADPASERVLLSVAQPFQNHNAGQIAFGPDGLFYIALGDGGLGGDPEENGEDPTTLLGSILRIDVDDVPAGAPYGIPEDNPFAPTDGLERDEIYAYGLRNPWRFSFDPVTDYLWTADVGQNAFEEINRVVNGGNYGWDRKEGFACYEPSRNCDFEGQVDPVFVYAHGDDTGFSVTGGHVYRGPTNGGLVGRYIYGDYVTGNVWALDVRNLDEVSNARIASVPNPTSFGVDADNELYVLSSPFGSPRARVFQFVRNPTTTEEDGLAGRAIALDLQGPNPFRGATTLRVETAAAGRATLQVFDVLGRPVATLLNATPMQPGQVVEARFAARGLPAGLYFARLDLGSERVTRRLVVAQ from the coding sequence ATGCGCTCGTTGCTCCGCATTCTGTCGCTGCTCCTCGTCCTCGCGGCCTCGCCTGCGATGGCCCAAGACCTCTATCTCACCCAGGAGGTCTTCACCGAGGCTAGCTTCGGCTTCGCCGTCGATCTCCAGCACGACAACGCCGACCCGGACCGGCTCTACCTCGTCGAGCAGCAGGGGCGCATCGTGACCTTCAGCCGCTCAGGCGATGGCAGCGACGCCGCCCCGTTCCTCGACATCCGCGATCGCGTCTTCGCGGGAGGCGAACTGGGCCTGCTCGGCCTCGCCTTCCACCCCGACTATGCCGACAACGGCCGCTTCTTCGTCTACTACACGACGCCGTCGCCTATCCGCACCATCGTCGCGGAGTACGCCCGCTCGGCCAGCGACCCAACCGCCGCAGACCCCGCCAGCGAGCGCGTCCTCCTCTCGGTTGCGCAGCCCTTCCAGAACCACAACGCAGGCCAGATCGCCTTCGGCCCCGACGGGCTCTTCTACATCGCCCTCGGCGATGGTGGACTGGGCGGGGACCCCGAGGAGAACGGCGAGGACCCGACCACGCTGCTCGGCTCCATCCTCCGCATCGACGTGGACGATGTCCCGGCCGGGGCCCCCTACGGCATCCCCGAGGACAACCCCTTCGCCCCGACCGACGGCCTCGAACGCGACGAGATCTATGCCTACGGCCTCCGCAACCCCTGGCGCTTCTCGTTCGACCCTGTCACGGACTACCTCTGGACGGCCGACGTCGGGCAGAACGCCTTCGAAGAGATCAACCGCGTCGTCAACGGGGGGAACTACGGCTGGGACCGAAAAGAAGGGTTTGCGTGCTACGAGCCGTCGCGCAACTGTGACTTCGAAGGCCAAGTTGACCCGGTCTTCGTCTACGCGCACGGGGACGATACGGGCTTTTCGGTGACCGGCGGCCATGTCTACCGCGGGCCCACCAACGGCGGACTCGTCGGACGCTACATCTACGGTGACTATGTGACGGGCAACGTTTGGGCGCTCGACGTGCGCAACCTCGACGAGGTCTCGAACGCGCGCATCGCGTCTGTCCCCAACCCGACTTCGTTCGGTGTGGACGCCGACAACGAGCTCTATGTGCTCAGCAGCCCGTTCGGGTCGCCGAGGGCCCGGGTCTTCCAGTTCGTGCGCAACCCGACGACCACGGAGGAAGACGGCCTCGCCGGACGCGCCATCGCGCTCGACCTCCAGGGGCCGAATCCCTTCCGCGGAGCCACGACGCTGCGTGTCGAGACCGCCGCGGCGGGCCGCGCGACGCTTCAGGTGTTCGACGTGCTCGGCCGTCCCGTCGCCACGCTGCTCAACGCGACGCCGATGCAGCCGGGGCAGGTCGTCGAGGCCCGCTTCGCGGCCCGCGGGCTCCCCGCCGGGCTCTACTTCGCGCGGCTCGACCTCGGCAGCGAGCGCGTCACGCGCCGCCTCGTCGTAGCCCAGTGA
- a CDS encoding DUF1684 domain-containing protein gives MPALSRFVLLLCVGVLSAGVLHGCSEPPPPEPLPLDRLRAEWDAALVRKDSLFRSAASPLLPADTAAFDGLPHFAYDSTFAFRPRLTPTFTTDTLLLTTSTGTARPFTHAGLLSFTYDGRPFQLTAFEPVLGPATLFIPFRDATSGRTTYGAGRYLELRSQPDGRYVLDFNFATTPYCAFNPAYVCPLPPAENLLPFEVNAGERVEGSLDLAG, from the coding sequence ATGCCAGCGCTCTCCCGCTTCGTTCTGCTCCTCTGTGTTGGGGTGCTCTCCGCCGGGGTGCTCCACGGCTGCTCGGAGCCGCCCCCGCCCGAACCGCTCCCGCTCGACCGCTTGCGCGCGGAGTGGGACGCGGCCCTCGTCCGCAAGGACAGCCTCTTCCGGTCAGCCGCCTCCCCGTTGCTCCCGGCGGACACGGCGGCCTTCGACGGCCTGCCGCACTTCGCCTACGACTCGACCTTCGCCTTTCGTCCGCGCCTCACGCCGACGTTTACCACCGACACGCTGCTGCTGACCACGTCCACGGGCACCGCCCGCCCGTTCACGCACGCCGGGTTGCTCTCGTTCACCTACGACGGGCGCCCATTCCAGCTCACGGCCTTCGAGCCCGTCCTGGGACCTGCCACGCTCTTCATCCCGTTCCGCGACGCCACCAGCGGGCGCACGACCTACGGGGCGGGCCGCTACCTCGAACTGCGCTCCCAGCCCGACGGGCGCTACGTGCTCGACTTCAACTTCGCCACGACGCCGTATTGCGCCTTCAACCCGGCGTACGTCTGCCCGCTACCGCCCGCCGAAAACTTGCTGCCGTTTGAGGTCAACGCCGGCGAGCGCGTTGAGGGCTCGCTCGACCTAGCTGGGTAG
- a CDS encoding TonB-dependent receptor — MRHAIAALLLFLALPLVGTAQVMPRDTLGASPTLRDSLGTVTVTATRTPTAPPEAPGRVTVLTRADVAATGSASVADLLDARSGAFLRRYGPGGLASLSLRGTGASQTLILLDGHRIADPQLGQLDLSLLPAVLFEQVEVVHGPGSALHGTDGLGGVVNLRTGGSGRQVRAYGEASAWGARTAGLLVRDEVALPTTALGGVLGDGARFGVLAVADVTTQEGDYAYFDPTRFDNETGTSGLWLRREDTDEQRRSLLARFHLDTERTRSSLGVWHSAAERGLFAFGGTRGERQWDEHLRIWTDHTHRFGATQLRVGALVQEGRLRFLGGGVDDTGATRTLSTQASLQRPFAVRLPVDGVWTLTAGGHATFGQASHPQLREDAADRNLAAHLSAVGDYGRVRLFPALRYDAVRAADQDSSATLTALSPALGLNVQPLARAPLYLKASARRAFRAPTFNDRFWGSVGDPALRPERGTSLDAGAALAIRRPIAEDAALHLDAEASWFASRIRDQIAWRPGNDFVWRPGNVGRVETRGWELSGAVRYTRAGRTVEARGLVTLTDARDRSNPESSSFDQPLLYVPDAQVKAGLGGGTDLLRVDVDVRHTGRRYHTSDGSQSLAPLTVVDVQARSRVVLSQHVAATLALRLDNAADLRYAVVRRFPMPPRHLTLRLALDIR, encoded by the coding sequence GTGCGCCACGCTATCGCCGCCCTACTCCTCTTCCTCGCGCTCCCACTCGTCGGGACGGCGCAGGTGATGCCGCGCGACACGCTTGGCGCCTCTCCCACGCTGCGCGACTCGCTCGGCACGGTGACCGTGACTGCCACGCGCACGCCGACTGCACCGCCTGAAGCCCCCGGCCGCGTGACCGTGCTCACCCGCGCCGACGTCGCTGCCACAGGCAGCGCTAGCGTGGCCGACCTCCTCGACGCCCGCAGCGGCGCGTTCCTCCGGCGCTATGGCCCCGGCGGCCTCGCCAGCCTCTCGCTGCGCGGCACCGGCGCATCGCAGACGCTCATCCTCCTCGACGGCCACCGCATCGCCGATCCGCAGCTCGGACAGCTCGACCTCTCGCTGCTGCCCGCTGTGCTCTTCGAGCAGGTCGAGGTCGTCCACGGCCCGGGCAGCGCGCTCCACGGCACCGACGGGCTCGGCGGCGTGGTCAACCTCCGCACGGGCGGTTCGGGACGCCAAGTTCGAGCCTACGGCGAGGCCAGCGCGTGGGGCGCACGCACCGCTGGGCTGCTCGTCCGCGACGAGGTCGCCCTACCCACCACCGCATTGGGCGGCGTTCTCGGAGACGGCGCCCGCTTCGGCGTGCTCGCCGTCGCCGACGTGACCACGCAGGAGGGCGACTATGCCTACTTCGACCCGACGCGCTTCGACAACGAGACGGGCACCTCGGGGCTATGGCTTCGCCGCGAGGACACCGACGAGCAGCGCCGCAGCCTGCTCGCGCGCTTTCACCTCGACACCGAGCGCACGCGCTCCAGCCTCGGCGTGTGGCACAGCGCGGCCGAGCGCGGCCTCTTCGCCTTCGGCGGCACCCGCGGCGAGCGCCAGTGGGACGAGCACCTCCGCATCTGGACCGACCACACGCACCGCTTTGGTGCGACGCAGCTCCGCGTCGGCGCGCTCGTCCAGGAGGGCCGCCTCCGCTTCCTCGGCGGCGGCGTGGACGACACGGGAGCCACGCGGACCCTCTCGACGCAGGCGAGCCTCCAGCGCCCGTTCGCGGTGCGCCTCCCCGTGGACGGCGTCTGGACGCTGACCGCCGGCGGCCACGCGACGTTCGGCCAGGCCTCACACCCGCAGCTCCGCGAGGACGCTGCCGACCGGAACCTCGCCGCCCACCTCAGCGCCGTCGGCGACTACGGGCGCGTGCGGCTCTTCCCGGCGCTCCGCTACGACGCCGTGCGCGCTGCCGACCAGGATTCGAGCGCGACGCTGACGGCGCTCAGCCCGGCGCTCGGCCTCAACGTCCAGCCGCTCGCGCGCGCCCCTCTCTACCTCAAGGCGAGCGCCCGCCGCGCCTTCCGCGCGCCCACCTTCAACGACCGCTTCTGGGGCTCCGTCGGCGACCCGGCGCTGCGCCCCGAGCGCGGCACGAGCCTCGACGCGGGGGCCGCGCTCGCCATTCGTCGCCCGATCGCGGAGGACGCGGCGCTGCACCTTGACGCGGAAGCGTCGTGGTTCGCGAGCCGCATTCGCGACCAGATCGCCTGGCGGCCGGGCAACGATTTCGTGTGGCGACCGGGCAACGTTGGCCGCGTGGAGACGCGCGGGTGGGAGCTGTCGGGGGCCGTCCGCTATACCCGCGCTGGGCGCACCGTGGAGGCGCGCGGCCTCGTCACGCTCACCGACGCACGCGACCGCTCCAACCCCGAGTCCAGCAGCTTCGACCAGCCGCTCCTCTACGTCCCCGATGCCCAGGTGAAAGCCGGTCTCGGCGGCGGCACCGACCTCCTCCGCGTCGACGTCGACGTGCGGCACACGGGGCGGCGCTACCACACATCCGACGGCTCACAGTCACTCGCGCCCCTCACCGTGGTCGATGTACAGGCACGCAGCCGCGTCGTGCTCTCCCAGCACGTCGCCGCCACGCTCGCGCTCCGCCTGGACAACGCCGCCGACCTCCGCTACGCCGTCGTCCGCCGCTTCCCGATGCCCCCGCGCCACCTCACCCTCCGCCTCGCCCTCGACATCCGCTAG
- a CDS encoding T9SS type A sorting domain-containing protein, with amino-acid sequence MRLFSLLTLLLLTTPVFAQAIDTRGVYVPSQGAFGADNASLTFVDPGAGSASEILTDRVYTQGAQIIGDRLYLTAGNDGASRVDVIDLATNAQVAQVTGSLTELRNPRYLAEVAPGKAYVTNQTYAFSTTDPAFVSVLDLATNTITGSITVDRQPEGVAAAAGRAYVALGGFGERDSLAVIDVATDALAEYVDIGCPARLVFADNEDEIWAVCADEVVVLAAADGSEVARIAAPQPIAVGFAQEATYEPLTNTLLTVVAGGVLIFDTERNVLDGSAVITGDAAISAVALDPEGEVVYAGRPDIANPFSAAGTVTVHTIDGQQVASYPSGIYPTYAAAYVVTSVSNESDQPNAAPALAAYPNPFADAATVALTLDEAATVQLTVYDVLGRAVAHLADGPVAAGTQTFRFDGRGLPAGRYVARVVTGGTVQTLPLTLAR; translated from the coding sequence ATGCGCCTCTTTTCGCTACTCACCCTCCTCCTTCTCACGACCCCGGTCTTCGCCCAGGCGATTGACACGCGCGGCGTCTACGTGCCCAGCCAAGGGGCCTTCGGCGCCGACAACGCCTCGCTCACCTTCGTCGACCCCGGCGCGGGGAGCGCCTCTGAGATCCTCACGGACCGCGTCTACACGCAGGGCGCGCAGATCATCGGCGACCGGCTCTACCTCACCGCTGGCAACGACGGCGCGAGCCGCGTGGACGTGATCGACCTCGCCACGAACGCCCAGGTCGCCCAGGTGACGGGGAGCCTCACCGAGCTTCGCAACCCGCGCTACCTCGCCGAGGTCGCGCCTGGCAAGGCCTACGTCACCAACCAGACCTATGCCTTCTCGACAACGGACCCGGCCTTCGTGAGCGTCCTTGACCTCGCCACGAACACGATCACAGGCAGCATCACGGTAGACCGCCAGCCGGAGGGCGTCGCGGCGGCGGCCGGACGCGCCTATGTCGCCCTCGGCGGCTTCGGCGAGCGTGACTCTCTTGCTGTGATCGACGTGGCCACGGACGCGCTCGCGGAGTACGTCGACATCGGCTGCCCGGCGCGGCTCGTCTTTGCTGACAATGAGGACGAGATCTGGGCCGTCTGCGCCGACGAGGTCGTCGTCCTCGCTGCGGCCGACGGCTCAGAGGTGGCGCGCATCGCGGCACCGCAGCCCATCGCAGTCGGCTTCGCGCAGGAGGCCACCTACGAGCCGCTCACGAACACGCTCCTCACGGTCGTCGCTGGCGGCGTGCTCATCTTCGACACGGAGCGCAACGTGCTGGACGGCTCGGCCGTGATCACCGGCGACGCCGCGATCTCAGCCGTGGCGCTCGATCCCGAGGGCGAGGTGGTCTACGCGGGCCGCCCTGACATCGCCAACCCGTTCAGCGCGGCGGGCACCGTCACCGTCCACACGATCGACGGGCAGCAAGTGGCGAGCTACCCGAGCGGCATCTACCCGACCTACGCTGCTGCCTACGTCGTGACCTCGGTGTCGAACGAGAGCGACCAGCCAAACGCTGCGCCCGCGCTCGCCGCCTACCCGAACCCGTTCGCGGACGCGGCCACGGTCGCGCTCACCCTAGACGAGGCCGCGACGGTGCAACTCACGGTCTACGACGTGCTCGGCCGCGCTGTGGCCCACCTAGCGGACGGTCCGGTGGCCGCCGGGACACAGACGTTCCGCTTCGACGGCCGCGGGCTACCCGCCGGCCGCTACGTCGCCCGCGTTGTGACGGGCGGCACCGTGCAGACGCTCCCGCTCACCCTCGCCCGCTAG
- a CDS encoding (2Fe-2S)-binding protein, which yields MSLRIDRCYCFQQTFACLKDIAAATGADSVAALQAHVTFGQKCKLCHPYARRMLQTGETVFHEIIRDDGTQSDGTQSDGP from the coding sequence GTGTCCCTCCGCATCGACCGCTGCTACTGCTTCCAGCAGACCTTCGCCTGCCTGAAGGACATCGCTGCCGCCACCGGGGCCGACTCGGTGGCGGCGCTCCAGGCGCACGTCACGTTCGGGCAAAAGTGCAAGCTGTGCCACCCCTACGCCCGGCGTATGCTCCAGACCGGCGAGACGGTCTTCCACGAGATCATCCGCGACGACGGTACCCAGAGCGACGGCACCCAGAGCGACGGCCCCTAA
- a CDS encoding PIG-L family deacetylase, producing MTLLYVFPHPDDESFGPGPAMARHAREGHAVHLLTLTRGGATKQRHTYGYSVEEMGAIRERETLAAAEALGCTSATVLDFPDSGLADLDPRPLEAAIRDAVERVRPDVLVTYAAHGISGHPDHLVTHAVVKRVFCELRGRAGAPRRLALFTLIEGEIVRPPDHLQGVPRADVGAIVTFSDADRQRGTEALRCYETYQCVVDEHNPLKQVASGVPFVLFQEDTDRVLSNLTAGLTTRTAPRVVTGVGV from the coding sequence GTGACCCTCCTCTACGTCTTCCCGCACCCCGACGATGAGTCCTTCGGCCCTGGCCCCGCCATGGCGCGGCACGCACGCGAGGGGCACGCCGTCCATCTGCTCACGCTCACGCGGGGCGGCGCTACGAAGCAGCGGCACACCTACGGCTACTCCGTCGAGGAGATGGGCGCCATCCGGGAGCGGGAGACGCTCGCCGCCGCCGAGGCCCTCGGCTGCACCTCGGCGACCGTCCTAGACTTCCCTGACAGCGGCCTCGCCGACCTCGACCCGCGCCCGCTCGAAGCGGCCATCCGGGACGCGGTCGAGCGCGTGCGACCCGACGTGCTCGTGACCTACGCCGCGCACGGCATCAGCGGCCACCCGGACCACCTCGTCACGCACGCCGTCGTGAAGCGCGTGTTTTGCGAGCTACGGGGACGTGCCGGTGCGCCGCGTCGGCTCGCGCTCTTCACGCTCATCGAAGGCGAGATCGTGCGCCCACCCGATCACCTCCAGGGCGTGCCGCGTGCCGACGTAGGCGCCATCGTGACGTTTTCCGACGCGGACCGCCAGCGCGGCACCGAGGCGTTGCGGTGCTACGAGACCTACCAGTGTGTCGTGGACGAGCACAACCCGCTCAAGCAGGTCGCCAGCGGCGTTCCGTTCGTGCTCTTCCAGGAAGACACCGACCGCGTCCTCAGCAACCTCACGGCAGGGTTGACGACGCGGACGGCTCCGCGCGTGGTCACCGGCGTCGGCGTGTGA
- a CDS encoding metal-dependent hydrolase: MDSLTQIALGAACGEAVAGRRVGGRAALWGGVAGTLPDLDILAYPFLDPMGELYFHRGLTHGLLFGFVAGPFLGWLLARFYRWRLDRAGPQASEALHAATSWRLWAAVSVVALVTHPLIDALTIYGTQLFQPFSNTPVSVGSLFIIDPLYTMWLVLGVGIALVLRRDHPWRRRIVVVGLALSTAYAGWSLAAHAWARAAVGDVANAQHADGRTLLAALPFTTLAWNVLVEVPPGRALHPGATLDGADDETMFVAQTYALADEPGTLDLTQGLVIPQRADLLAPAEGSRALETLRWFSQGWYAAEQRGDRLLVHDLRFGRIGGTATDAEVPFVFTFWLHQDAAGAWTFEQQPPDLGSLDAEAFRRLWGRIQGRTGASAQAP, from the coding sequence TTGGACTCTCTCACCCAAATCGCGCTGGGCGCGGCCTGCGGCGAAGCCGTAGCCGGGCGGCGCGTCGGCGGCCGGGCTGCCCTCTGGGGCGGCGTCGCGGGCACGCTCCCCGACCTCGACATTCTCGCCTACCCGTTCCTCGACCCGATGGGCGAGCTGTACTTCCACCGCGGCCTCACGCACGGGCTGCTGTTCGGCTTCGTGGCGGGGCCGTTCCTCGGCTGGCTCCTCGCGCGATTCTACCGATGGCGTCTGGACCGCGCCGGGCCGCAGGCGAGCGAGGCGCTGCACGCGGCGACCTCGTGGCGGCTCTGGGCAGCCGTTTCCGTCGTCGCCCTCGTCACGCACCCGCTCATCGACGCGCTCACGATCTACGGGACGCAGCTCTTCCAGCCGTTCAGCAACACGCCCGTCTCGGTCGGCTCGCTCTTCATCATCGACCCGCTCTACACGATGTGGCTCGTGCTCGGCGTGGGCATCGCGCTGGTGCTGCGGCGCGATCACCCGTGGCGCCGCCGCATCGTGGTCGTGGGGCTAGCGCTGAGCACGGCCTATGCGGGGTGGAGCCTCGCCGCGCACGCCTGGGCACGAGCAGCGGTCGGCGATGTAGCCAACGCGCAGCATGCCGACGGACGCACCCTCCTCGCCGCGCTCCCATTCACGACGCTCGCGTGGAACGTGCTCGTGGAGGTGCCGCCCGGCCGCGCGCTCCACCCCGGCGCCACGCTCGACGGGGCCGACGACGAGACGATGTTTGTGGCGCAGACCTATGCGCTCGCCGATGAGCCCGGCACACTTGACCTCACGCAGGGCCTCGTCATCCCGCAGCGGGCCGACCTGCTCGCGCCAGCCGAAGGGTCGCGGGCGCTCGAAACGCTCCGGTGGTTCTCGCAGGGGTGGTACGCCGCCGAGCAACGCGGCGACCGGCTCCTCGTGCATGACCTCCGCTTCGGCCGCATCGGCGGGACCGCCACCGACGCCGAGGTACCGTTCGTCTTCACGTTTTGGCTCCACCAGGACGCCGCCGGAGCCTGGACGTTCGAGCAGCAGCCCCCCGACCTCGGCAGCCTCGACGCGGAGGCGTTTCGGCGGCTCTGGGGCCGCATCCAAGGCCGCACTGGGGCATCAGCGCAGGCGCCGTAG